The proteins below are encoded in one region of Lactuca sativa cultivar Salinas chromosome 3, Lsat_Salinas_v11, whole genome shotgun sequence:
- the LOC111884379 gene encoding large ribosomal RNA subunit accumulation protein YCED homolog 1, chloroplastic, producing MPLILSSSFMPPCSFVDTVKEPHIIFPQPSLSHPHHNSIHCNILQKCLFPNNHVSMILKHKAPMKLIARESSMNSSYELFSDENSMEDDWIDQGEGDDSMDSPWEGAILYQRNPSISHFEYCTTLERLGLGHLSTDVSRSRASLMGLRVTKSVKDYPHGTPVLISMDVTRKKHNLKLDGIIRTVLTLGCNRCGGSAADCVFSNFSIVLSEEPIEEPETINMGVIYGQSKVDGTEEEEEDDLASVDLDDWLYFPPEEKVIDISKNVRDMVHLEIKINAICDPMCKGLCLKCGQNLNTSSCNCSQQESKAKSYGPLGGLKEKMQQQGG from the exons atgcCTCTCATACTATCTTCCTCCTTCATGCCCCCCTGTTCTTTTGTTGATACTGTCAAGGAACCCCATATTATATTCCCACAACCATCATTATCACATCCACATCACAATTCTATCCACTGCAACATTCTTCAAAAATGCTTATTTCCTAATAACCACGTATCCATGATTCTAAAACACAAAGCACCCATGAAACTCATAGCAAGAGAATCCTCCATGAACTCCAGTTATGAACTTTTTAGTGATGAAAACAGTATGGAAGATGATTGGATAGATCAAGGAGAAGGAGATGACTCCATGGATTCACCTTGGGAAGGGGCAATTTTGTACCAAAGAAACCCTTCAATCTCCCACTTTGAGTATTGCACAACCTTAGAAAGATTAGGATTAGGACATCTGTCTACTGATGTTTCAAGATCTCGAGCTTCTTTAATGGGATTACGTGTCACAAAGTCAGTGAAGGATTATCCACATGGAACACCTGTCTTGATATCCATGGATGTTACCAGAAAGAAGCACAACTTAAAGCTTGATGGGATCATACGTACAGTCTTAACTCTTGGATGCAACAG GTGTGGTGGATCTGCAGCTGATTGTGTGTTCTCTAATTTCTCAATTGTACTAAGTGAAGAGCCAATAGAAGagcctgaaacaataaacatgggAGTAATTTATGGTCAAAGTAAGGTCGATGgaactgaagaagaagaagaagatgatttagCATCTGTTGACTTAGATGACTGGTTGTATTTCCCTCCTGAAGAGAAAGTGATAGACATATCAAAGAATGTAAGAGACATGGTGCATCTGGAAATAAAGATCAATGCCATATGTGATCCCATGTGTAAAGGTTTGTGTCTCAAATGTGGTCAAAATTTGAATACAAGTAGCTGTAATTGTAGTCAACAGGAATCAAAGGCCAAAAGTTATGGGCCTCTTGGAGGCCTGAAAGAGAAAATGCAACAACAGGGAGGTTGA
- the LOC111884353 gene encoding delta(24)-sterol reductase, whose amino-acid sequence MSNHETPLVRPKRKKVWVDYLIQFRWVGVIFLVLPMSLILDMFIYLDQVISQRKSYKQLQKEHNKNVIKVIKRLKERNPSKDGLVCTARKPWVTVGMRNVDYKRAMRFEVDLSDFRNILAIDHDRMIATCEPLVKMGQITRATVPMNLALAVVPELEDLTVGGLINGSGLEGSSHLYGLFSDIVVAYEIILADGRVVRATKDNEYSDLFYAIPWSQGTLGLLTCAEIKLIPIKEYMKVTYKPVRGNISDLTKGYIDSFAPEFGDTDTEKVPDFVETLIYNPHEAVCMTGKYASKEEAKMNWTKINYIGLWFKPWFYQHAQTALKKGEFIDYIPIREYYHRHTRSYFWESKLILPFADQLWFRLLLGWTMPPKIPLLKVAQTEAMHNYYHDMHVLQDLLVPLYKVSDALEWAHSEMEVYPIWVCPHKLYKHPYKTMVYPEPGFEQHHRQGDTTDAQMYTDIGLYYAPGSVLRGEVFDGSDAVRRMETWLIENHGFETQYAVSELSEKEFWRMFDGELYEKCRRKYGAVGNFMSVYYKSKKGRKTEKEVQEALEIPYVDGTD is encoded by the coding sequence ATGTCGAATCACGAGACTCCACTGGTAAGACCAAAGAGGAAGAAGGTGTGGGTCGATTATCTGATCCAATTCCGATGGGTTGGGGTCATATTTCTTGTACTTCCAATGTCTCTTATATTGGACATGTTCATATATCTTGACCAAGTTATATCACAACGGAAGTCTTACAAGCAGCTCCAAAAGGAACACAACAAAAACGTCATAAAAGTCATCAAAAGGTTGAAGGAAAGGAACCCCTCGAAAGACGGTCTTGTCTGTACAGCCCGAAAGCCCTGGGTTACAGTAGGCATGCGAAATGTCGACTACAAGCGAGCTATGCGCTTTGAAGTCGACCTTTCAGACTTTCGTAACATTCTTGCAATCGACCATGATAGAATGATTGCAACATGTGAGCCGTTAGTGAAGATGGGTCAGATTACAAGGGCCACTGTACCAATGAATCTTGCACTTGCAGTTGTCCCAGAGCTCGAAGATCTTACGGTTGGTGGACTCATCAATGGCAGCGGACTCGAGGGAAGCTCGCATTTGTACGGGCTTTTCTCTGATATAGTCGTTGCTTATGAGATCATTCTTGCAGATGGGCGGGTTGTTCGTGCTACAAAAGATAACGAGTATTCTGATCTATTTTACGCGATTCCATGGTCTCAAGGCACCCTGGGTTTGCTTACTTGTGCTGAAATCAAGCTTATACCCATCAAAGAATACATGAAGGTAACATACAAACCTGTACGAGGTAACATAAGTGATCTCACAAAGGGATACATCGACTCTTTTGCTCCTGAATTTGGAGATACCGATACCGAAAAAGTTCCAGATTTTGTCGAAACTTTGATCTACAATCCTCATGAAGCTGTTTGCATGACGGGCAAGTACGCCTCCAAGGAAGAAGCGAAGATGAACTGGACCAAGATCAACTACATCGGTTTGTGGTTTAAGCCATGGTTCTACCAACACGCTCAGACAGCACTCAAGAAAGGCGAATTCATTGACTACATACCGATTCGAGAGTATTATCATAGACATACTCGAAGTTATTTCTGGGAATCGAAGCTGATCCTTCCATTTGCTGATCAATTGTGGTTCCGACTCCTCCTTGGTTGGACGATGCCACCAAAAATCCCTCTCCTAAAAGTCGCCCAAACCGAAGCCATGCACAACTATTATCACGACATGCATGTCCTTCAAGATTTACTTGTccctctttacaaggtttctgaCGCTTTAGAGTGGGCACATAGTGAAATGGAGGTATATCCCATTTGGGTTTGCCCACACAAACTCTACAAGCATCCATATAAGACCATGGTGTATCCTGAGCCAGGGTTTGAGCAACATCACAGGCAGGGGGACACCACAGACGCCCAGATGTACACAGACATCGGACTCTACTACGCACCAGGATCAGTCTTGAGGGGTGAAGTATTTGATGGGTCTGATGCAGTCCGTCGAATGGAGACCTGGTTAATTGAAAACCATGGGTTCGAGACACAGTATGCTGTTAGTGAACTCAGCGAGAAGGAATTCTGGAGGATGTTTGATGGGGAGCTTTACGAAAAGTGTCGAAGGAAGTATGGAGCTGTGGGGAACTTTATGTCTGTGTACTACAAGAGCAAAAAAGGTAGGAAAACCGAAAAGGAAGTTCAAGAAGCCCTCGAGATTCCGTATGTTGATGGAACGGATTAA